AATGGTCAAGTCAACGGCACGGTAAAAGTTCATCAGTATTTAGCCTTGGGAAGTACCGCTAAAATTACTGGTGATGTTAATTTTCAAGAACTCTCTGTTGTTAGAGGTGCTCTCATTAATGGCCGTCTAAGCAGTCATGGTGCTAATCGCAATAAAAAAAATACCCCCGAGAAAAAAGGTGTTTTAGTAGAAGAGGAGTAATTTATTGATTAGAAGGGGCGCCTATGAACATCTATATTTACGATGATTATTTAAATAAACCCAAATACAACCGCATTTTAAACCGGGTTGAGATTCGCTTAACCGATTTAAATTTAAATGGAAAGATTATTCGTTTAGGAACAATTAGAAATGTCTCGGATGTTATTCAAAATGAAATAAAAAACGGCGCTAAAACTATTGTGGCGGTTGGCAATAACCAAACAGTGAGCAAAGTAATTGGGGCTATTATTGATAACGAACTCTACGGCTTCTTTCAAAAAAATATCCTCTTTTCCATTATTCCGATTGGTGAAGATAACTCCATTGCCGAATCTTTAGGTATTAAAGCCGGCGAAGAAGCTTGTAATATTTTACTTGCTCGTCATATTAAAAAAATTGATATCGGGATTATTAATAACTATTACTTTTTAAATAAGGTTAGCT
This window of the Candidatus Parcubacteria bacterium genome carries:
- a CDS encoding diacylglycerol kinase family protein (Derived by automated computational analysis using gene prediction method: Protein Homology. GO_function: GO:0016301 - kinase activity [Evidence IEA]), which translates into the protein MNIYIYDDYLNKPKYNRILNRVEIRLTDLNLNGKIIRLGTIRNVSDVIQNEIKNGAKTIVAVGNNQTVSKVIGAIIDNELYGFFQKNILFSIIPIGEDNSIAESLGIKAGEEACNILLARHIKKIDIGIINNYYFLNKVSLLSAGAVLEFKDDFSLSTNQKGIIEIFNLRSATSDDKNLKVNPVDGLLDVYIKTGKGAKDLTRLATDNLKISAASAELVVDGALSLPAPANISIVRGKLNVVVGRDRSFD